From Coturnix japonica isolate 7356 chromosome 3, Coturnix japonica 2.1, whole genome shotgun sequence, the proteins below share one genomic window:
- the GALM gene encoding aldose 1-epimerase: protein MTEVKREIFGHMPQEDGGGEVEKFVLQSDSVRVEILSLGCIIAALETRDRAKQFADIVLGFDKLEGYTRKHPFFGAVVGRVANRIAKGKFTMDGKEYQLFLNNGPNSLHGGARGFDKVLWSPQILPNGVCFYRLSPDGEEGYPGELKVWVTYTLNGSELAINYRAQTSKKTPISLTNHAYFNLAGQGSPDIYDHEISIEADSYLPVDDTKIPTGEVAAVQGTGFDLRQPVQLGKHLKQFHLDGFDHNFCLPLGQARRLVARAQHPPSGRTIEVHTTQPGLQFYTGNNLDGSLKGKGAATYPKHSAFCLETQNWPDAVNKPHFPSPLLLPGEEYNHTTWLCFGTA, encoded by the exons ATGACGGAGGTGAAGAGAGAGATTTTCGGGCACATGCCccaggaggatggaggaggggaGGTGGAGAAGTTTGTGCTGCAGTCAGACAGCGTCAGAGTGGAAATCCTGTCCCTCGGGTGCATAATCGCCGCACTGGAGACCAGAGACAGGGCCAAGCAATTTGCAGACATTGTCCTGGGCTTTGACAAGCTAGAAG GTTACACGAGGAAGCACCCCTTCTTTGGAGCTGTAGTAGGCCGTGTTGCCAACAGGATTGCCAAAGGGAAGTTCACCATGGATGGAAAAGAGTATCAGCTGTTCCTTAACAATGGGCCCAACTCACTGCACGGAGGAGCCAGGGGCTTCGACAAG GTTCTCTGGAGCCCCCAAATCCTCCCAAATGGCGTCTGCTTCTACCGGCTCAGCCCTGATGGTGAGGAGGGCTACCCTGGTGAGCTGAAGGTCTGGGTCACCTACACACTCAATGGCAGTGAGCTGGCTATCAACTATCGAGCCCAGACCAGCAAGAAGACACCCATCAGCCTGACAAACCACGCGTACTTCAACCTGGCAGGACAG GGCTCACCTGACATCTATGACCATGAGATTTCTATTGAAGCGGATTCCTACCTGCCtgtggatgacaccaagatACCAACCG GGGAGGTGGCTGCCGTGCAGGGCACTGGCTTTGACCTCCGTCAGCCGGTGCAGCTGGGGAAGCACCTGAAGCAGTTCCACCTGGATGGCTTCGATCACAACTTCTGCCTGCCGCTGGGGCAGGCCAGGCGCCTTGTGGCCAG ggctcagcacccGCCCAGCGGCAGGACCATAGAGGTTCACACCACCCAGCCCGGCCTCCAGTTCTACACTGGGAACAACCTGGATGGCTCTCTGAAGGGCAAAGGTGCTGCCACCTACCCCAAGCACTCAGCTTTCTGTCTGGAAACCCAGAACTGGCCCGACGCTGTCAACAAG CCTCACTTCCCCAGCCCTCTGCTCCTGCCCGGGGAGGAATACAACCACACCACCTGGCTCTGCTTTGGCACTGCCTGA
- the LOC107310969 gene encoding serine/arginine-rich splicing factor 7 codes for MSRYGRYGGETKVYVGNLGTGAGKGELERAFSYYGPLRTVWIARNPPGFAFVEFEDPRDAEDAVRGLDGKVICGSRVRVEVSTGMPRRSRYDRPPARRPFDPNDRCYECGEKGHYAYDCHRYSRRRRSRSRSRSRSRSRGRRYSRSRSRSRGRRSRSASYRRSRSVSPRRSRSVSPRRSRSGSLKRSRSRSRSRSRSRSVTWPRSRSRSHGRSKSGTPAKSRSKSRSPSPKRSRSPSGSPQRSASPERMD; via the exons ATGTCGCGTTACGGCCGCTATGGAGGCG AGACCAAGGTGTACGTGGGGAACCTGGGCACGGGCGCGGGCAAAGGCGAGCTGGAGAGAGCGTTCAGCTACTATGGGCCGCTGAGAACCGTGTGGATCGCCAGGAACCCGCCGGGGTTCGCCTTCGTGGAGTTTGAAGACCCGAGGGATGCCGAAGACGCCGTCCGTGGGCTGGATGGGAA GGTGATCTGTGGCTCCAGGGTTCGAGTGGAGGTGTCGACGGGCATGCCCCGTCGCTCCCGTTACGACAGGCCTCCTGCACGGCGCCCCTTTGACCCCAACGACAGATGCTATGAGTGTGGTGAGAAAGGCCACTATGCCTACGACTGCCATCGCTACAGCCGCCGCAGGAGGAGCAG GTCCCGGTCTCGATCCCGCTCCAGGTCCCGAGGAAGGAGATATTCTCGCTCACGCAGTCGTAGCCGTGGTAGGAG GTCCAGATCTGCTTCCTATCGTAGGTCACGGTCGGTTTCACCTCGTAGGTCTAGGTCTGTGTCTCCACGCCGGTCCCGCTCAGGTTCCTTGAAGAGATCAAG gtcGAGATCACGATCAAGGTCTCGATCCAGATCTGTTACATGGCCTCGAAGCAG GTCTAGGTCTCACGGCAGATCTAAATCTGGCACGCCGGCTAAGAG tcGGTCAAAGTCCCGATCACCATCTCCAAAGAGAAG TCGTTCGCCATCAGGAAGCCCTCAAAGAAGCGCAAGCCCTGAAAGAATGGATTAA
- the GEMIN6 gene encoding gem-associated protein 6, with amino-acid sequence MNEWQKKSPLDWETYVNKRVKVAADEKNEYEGWVLTVDPVSASVVLADFVENEAVSIWVVSGHAVQEVSIVQDADDETKARLSRVFEPEESKAYSPEELDKRKNDLKKWLETNHIPVTEQGESGRTLCVAGVLSIDPPYSPEQCSSSNQIILSRVQGLVQSYLEQQQ; translated from the exons ATGAATGAGTGGCAAAAGAAAAGCCCTCTAGATTGGGAGACCTATGTGAACAAAAGGGTGAAAGTTGCAGCGgatgagaaaaatgaatacGAAGGATGGGTCTTAACAGTTGATCCAGTTTCTGCCAG TGTCGTCCTTGCAGACTTTGTGGAGAACGAGGCGGTGTCCATTTGGGTTGTGTCAGGCCATGCCGTGCAGGAGGTCAGCATCGTGCAAGATGCGGACGATGAAACGAAGGCACGGCTTTCCCGTGTATTTGAGcctgaggaaagcaaagcttaCAGCCCAGAAGAGCTCGACAAGAGGAAGAACGACTTGAAGAAGTGGCTGGAAACAAACCACATCCCTGTAACAGAGCAAGGCGAATCGGGAAGAACGCTGTGTGTGGCTGGGGTGCTGAGCATCGACCCACCATACAGCcctgagcagtgcagcagctccaaCCAGATCATTCTGTCTCGGGTTCAAGGCTTGGTGCAGAGCTACctagagcagcagcagtga